In Pseudomonadota bacterium, one genomic interval encodes:
- a CDS encoding phage terminase large subunit family protein, protein MDACSDPALATVIFMSSSQVGKALDGAMSATVRNTNKCDVQKARRGQLKKAEA, encoded by the coding sequence ATGGATGCCTGCTCGGATCCGGCGCTCGCGACCGTGATATTCATGAGCTCCAGTCAGGTCGGGAAAGCCCTGGACGGCGCGATGAGCGCCACGGTGCGCAACACAAACAAATGCGATGTTCAAAAAGCCCGGAGGGGGCAACTGAAAAAAGCGGAAGCATGA
- a CDS encoding D-alanyl-D-alanine carboxypeptidase yields METDYTRSRGAADGKGAAPMKLSRQPAFLGYAFVLLGLLVSSPASRAAPAYASIVYDVDNAVVLHEANADARTQPASLTKLMTLYMVFAALDADRLTLTQRLPVSAHAARMQPTRLGLRKSHTIGVRDAILALITQSANDAAVVLAEAVGKTESHFAHLMNREARRLGMLDTSFRNASGLPDRRQHTTARDMLRLGVALMRRFPHYYRLFSTDRFTFKGRTYHNHNRLLGRYLGADGIKTGYVRASGFNLVASATRNDHRLVGVVLGGKSAAWRDRHMSGLLDVAFVALARSRAIATAVSAAILTPAAFSKHSPQQNVGAVAPCPAVGCVAPR; encoded by the coding sequence ATGGAAACCGATTACACGCGCTCGCGTGGGGCGGCTGACGGCAAGGGCGCTGCTCCTATGAAGCTCTCGCGCCAACCCGCCTTTCTCGGGTACGCGTTTGTGCTCCTCGGTCTGCTTGTTTCTTCGCCGGCCAGCCGGGCGGCTCCGGCCTACGCCTCTATCGTGTACGACGTGGACAACGCGGTGGTACTGCACGAGGCCAATGCCGATGCCCGTACGCAACCGGCGTCGCTCACCAAGCTCATGACGCTGTACATGGTGTTCGCCGCGTTGGACGCCGATCGCCTCACGCTGACCCAGAGGCTTCCGGTCTCGGCTCATGCCGCGCGCATGCAGCCGACGCGGCTCGGCCTTCGCAAGAGTCACACGATTGGCGTCCGCGACGCGATCCTGGCGCTCATCACCCAATCCGCGAACGATGCCGCGGTGGTGTTGGCCGAGGCCGTAGGAAAAACTGAGTCGCACTTCGCGCACCTGATGAATCGAGAGGCACGGCGGCTCGGAATGCTCGATACCTCGTTCCGCAACGCCTCCGGATTGCCCGACCGGCGACAACACACCACCGCGCGGGATATGCTCCGCTTGGGGGTCGCGCTGATGCGCCGCTTTCCGCACTACTACAGGCTGTTTTCTACCGACCGATTTACCTTCAAAGGCCGGACCTATCACAATCACAACCGCTTGCTCGGTCGCTACCTGGGTGCCGACGGTATCAAGACCGGTTATGTGCGAGCCTCGGGTTTCAACTTGGTAGCGTCGGCCACCCGCAACGATCATCGCTTGGTCGGTGTTGTCCTCGGCGGCAAGAGCGCCGCTTGGCGCGATCGGCACATGAGCGGATTGCTTGATGTCGCGTTCGTCGCGCTCGCCCGCTCGAGGGCGATCGCTACGGCGGTATCCGCGGCCATCCTCACGCCAGCGGCATTCAGCAAGCATTCCCCGCAGCAAAACGTCGGCGCCGTGGCTCCGTGTCCAGCGGTGGGATGCGTGGCGCCCCGGTAG
- a CDS encoding putative molybdenum carrier protein, with protein sequence MVKKIVSGGQTGADRAAWDVALELGLEIGGWVPKGRLAEDGSIPERYTGLREAALADPAVRTVLNVRDSDATLIVSSGPLSGGSLLTFQEAVRCGRPVLHLDLRVLQPAEAVAQLRQWLHAVDPATLNVAGPRASHYPAIGVRVATLLRAALPHHTYGAIA encoded by the coding sequence ATGGTGAAAAAGATAGTTTCGGGCGGGCAAACCGGTGCCGATCGTGCGGCGTGGGACGTAGCGCTAGAGCTTGGCCTTGAGATCGGCGGCTGGGTGCCCAAGGGTCGCCTCGCCGAAGATGGTTCCATCCCCGAGCGGTACACGGGTCTCCGCGAGGCTGCGTTGGCCGATCCTGCGGTCCGCACCGTGCTCAATGTCCGCGACTCGGATGCCACGCTCATCGTCTCGAGCGGCCCGCTCTCTGGCGGCTCCCTCCTCACTTTCCAGGAAGCGGTCCGGTGTGGTAGGCCCGTGCTTCATCTGGACCTGAGGGTTCTCCAGCCGGCGGAGGCCGTGGCGCAGCTCCGGCAGTGGCTTCACGCCGTGGACCCGGCTACCCTCAACGTGGCCGGTCCGCGCGCTAGCCATTACCCTGCCATCGGAGTGCGGGTCGCTACGCTCTTACGAGCGGCGCTTCCACATCACACGTACGGTGCAATAGCGTGA